From Pleurocapsa sp. PCC 7319:
CACAGCATTTTCCTTAATTATTCCAGGCAAAGAGGCTGCAGTAGATTTAGGTTATTCCCAAACGAATTCAGCTTTAGTTGTCAGTATCGGCGTGATTTTGGGTGCAAGTTTACTGTGGTTGATGCACAATTATTTTCCTCATGAGCATTTTCATCAAGGTAAAGAAGGTAAAATTACTGAAAACTTTCAACGAATCTGGTTATTTGTCATTGCGATCACGATTCATAATTTTCCCGAAGGTTTAGCAGTGGGTGTCGGTTTTGGCGATGGCAACATTAGTCATGGATTGCCCTTAGCTTTGGGTATTGGTTTACAGAATATGCCTGAAGGTTTAATAGTGGCATTAGCATTAAGAGAGTTAGACTATTCCATTAAATATGCTTTGGGGATTTCCTTACTAACTGGCTTAGTCGAACCGATTGGTGGTTTTTTGGGCGCGAGTATTGTTAATTTTGGTCAATCTTTCTTACCTTGGGGAATGGCGATCGCAGCAGGCTCGATGTTATTTGTGATTGTGGACGAAATTATTCCTGAAATCGACCGAGAAAGTACTGCCCAAGAAGGAACTTTGGGAATTATGACTGGATTTGTTGCCATGATGTTTTTGGATATTGCCTTTGGCTAATTAAATCTAGAATCTTTTAAACTTAATAGATACTAAGGAGAATTAAACTATGGTTTCTACCGTTTCTAAAAACAAGATTTACGCAACCCGTAACGACTTAGCAGAAAATATCAGAGTTAAAGCAATTGAGATTTTAAATCAAACCCTAGCAGCCACCCTAGATCTAAAAACTCAGGCTAAACAGGCACATTGGAATGTTAAGGGAATGGATTTTTATCAGTTACATGAACTGTTTGATGAAATAGCAACCGAACTAGAAGGATATGTTGATATGGTTGCTGAACGTGTTACAGCTTTAGGTGGTGTGGCAATGGGAACAGCCCGTATCGCTGCTGCTGAGTCTATTTTGTCTGAATATAACCTAGATGCAGTGACTGGAGAAGAACACGTAACTGCTTTAGCAGATCGCTTTGGTACTTATGCTAAACATGTCCGTGAGGCGATCGACACAACTGAGGAACTTGGTGATGCTGATACGGCAGATCTCTATACTGAAATCTCTCGTACAATTGATATGCGTCTTTGGTTCTTAGAAGCTCATTTAGTTAAGTAATCTAGACATCGTTGCTTATTCTTAAGTAATGACTTTCTATTAGCTATTGGGTTGCATTATGGCTTACCTTCAGTACCAAGCGGATATGCATCAAACCTATGATTTGCAATCTGCTTAGAATCTGTAAGGCAAGCATTTATTTATTTTATTAAACTAAAAGAGAATATCATGACTGACACCAAAGGTGCAGACGCGGTAGATAAGGCGATCGCTCAAGGTCTAGATTTAGATGGTTCTCCCATTCCAGCAAACA
This genomic window contains:
- a CDS encoding ZIP family metal transporter: MGTIYLGTIASLGAGLATAVGALPILFTANLDKKWQGILLGLGGGVMLAATAFSLIIPGKEAAVDLGYSQTNSALVVSIGVILGASLLWLMHNYFPHEHFHQGKEGKITENFQRIWLFVIAITIHNFPEGLAVGVGFGDGNISHGLPLALGIGLQNMPEGLIVALALRELDYSIKYALGISLLTGLVEPIGGFLGASIVNFGQSFLPWGMAIAAGSMLFVIVDEIIPEIDRESTAQEGTLGIMTGFVAMMFLDIAFG
- the dps gene encoding DNA starvation/stationary phase protection protein Dps, translated to MVSTVSKNKIYATRNDLAENIRVKAIEILNQTLAATLDLKTQAKQAHWNVKGMDFYQLHELFDEIATELEGYVDMVAERVTALGGVAMGTARIAAAESILSEYNLDAVTGEEHVTALADRFGTYAKHVREAIDTTEELGDADTADLYTEISRTIDMRLWFLEAHLVK